One window of the Fusobacterium animalis 7_1 genome contains the following:
- a CDS encoding sensor histidine kinase: MKMNNKPLNIKIGFYFLITNLVLVLLLGSIFYFSSSSLLIQKEISAKTEAIEKSGNYIELYMSKLTTLSQVISHDKGVYDYLKNKDESEKNRILNIIDNTLSTDPYIKSIILIRKDGAVISNEKNVNMEVSSDMMKEEWYVNSLMNPMPVLNPLRKQNFSLDGMDDWVISVSREIADTNGENLGVLLIDVKYQALHEYLQNQETGKNSDIVILDEDNRIVYYKEIPYDTSREKYLKNLKNIEEGYNRKENKVTVKYPIKNTHWTLIEISYMQEIDSLKNHFFEMIVISCLASLLITVLISISVLRRITKPIKELEQHMNNFNNDLSKINLKGDVSIEILSLQNRFNEMIDKIKYLREYEINALYSQINPHFLYNTLDTIIWMAEFQDTEKVISITKALSNFFRISLSNGKEKIPLKEEINHIKEYLYIQKQRYEDKLEYKISIQPELENIEVPKIILQPFVENAIYHGIKNLDTTGIISIYSQIVDNKIELIIEDNGIGFEAAKKQALMKMGGVGIKNVNKRIQYYYGNEYGAKIDSSFKAGARIIITLPYK, translated from the coding sequence ATGAAAATGAATAACAAACCATTAAACATAAAGATAGGATTTTATTTTTTAATTACCAATTTAGTTCTAGTTTTACTTTTAGGAAGTATATTTTATTTCAGTTCAAGTAGTCTTTTAATACAGAAAGAAATTTCAGCTAAGACAGAAGCTATTGAAAAAAGTGGGAATTATATTGAGCTATATATGAGTAAATTGACAACATTAAGTCAAGTAATTTCACATGATAAAGGAGTATATGATTATCTAAAAAATAAAGATGAAAGTGAAAAAAATAGAATTCTAAATATAATAGATAATACACTTTCCACAGATCCTTATATAAAATCTATTATTTTGATAAGAAAAGATGGAGCAGTTATTTCTAATGAAAAAAATGTAAATATGGAAGTTTCTAGTGATATGATGAAAGAGGAATGGTATGTAAATTCTTTAATGAACCCTATGCCTGTATTAAATCCACTTAGAAAACAAAATTTTTCACTTGATGGAATGGACGACTGGGTTATTTCTGTCAGTAGAGAAATTGCAGATACTAATGGAGAAAATTTAGGTGTATTGTTGATAGATGTAAAATACCAAGCACTTCATGAGTATCTTCAAAATCAAGAAACAGGAAAGAATAGTGATATTGTTATTTTAGATGAGGATAATAGGATAGTTTACTATAAGGAAATCCCTTATGATACCTCCCGAGAAAAGTATCTAAAAAATTTAAAAAATATTGAAGAAGGATATAACAGAAAAGAAAACAAAGTTACAGTAAAATATCCTATTAAGAATACTCATTGGACATTGATTGAAATTTCATATATGCAAGAAATTGACAGCTTAAAAAATCATTTTTTTGAAATGATAGTTATAAGTTGTTTGGCTTCTCTTTTAATTACAGTTTTAATAAGTATCAGTGTATTGAGAAGAATTACAAAACCAATTAAAGAGTTAGAACAACATATGAATAATTTTAATAATGATTTATCAAAAATAAATTTAAAAGGTGATGTAAGTATTGAAATTTTGAGTTTACAAAACCGTTTTAATGAAATGATAGATAAGATTAAATATTTAAGAGAATATGAAATTAATGCACTTTACAGTCAAATTAATCCACATTTTTTATACAATACTTTGGATACAATAATTTGGATGGCAGAATTTCAGGATACTGAAAAAGTTATTTCTATTACAAAGGCTTTATCTAACTTTTTTAGAATTTCTTTAAGTAATGGAAAAGAAAAAATTCCTTTAAAGGAAGAAATAAACCATATTAAAGAATATTTATATATACAAAAGCAAAGATATGAAGATAAATTAGAATATAAAATTTCTATTCAACCAGAATTAGAAAATATTGAAGTACCTAAAATTATATTGCAACCTTTTGTAGAAAATGCAATTTATCATGGTATTAAAAATTTAGATACAACAGGAATAATTTCTATATATTCTCAAATAGTAGATAATAAGATAGAATTAATAATAGAGGATAATGGTATTGGATTTGAAGCAGCTAAAAAACAAGCACTTATGAAAATGGGTGGAGTTGGAATTAAAAATGTAAATAAGAGAATTCAGTATTATTATGGAAATGAATATGGAGCAAAAATAGATAGTTCCTTTAAAGCAGGAGCTAGAATCATAATAACCCTACCTTATAAATAG
- a CDS encoding response regulator transcription factor — MYKLMIADDEPLIRRGIKQLIDLSSLQIGEIHEASTGEEALKVFEEFKPEIVLMDINMPKIDGLSVAKKIKSINPDTKIAIITGYNYFDYAQTAIKIGVEDYILKPISKSDVSEIIVKLVSSLQKERKDKEIEKVLEKITTVDTQDNITKNNYKELIQNIIEESYTDSQFTLSVLSEKLDLSSGYLSIMFKKNFGIPFQDYLLQKRMEKAKLLLLTTELKNYEIAEQVGFEDVNYFITKFKKYYQITPKQYREMVLKNENE, encoded by the coding sequence GTGTATAAGTTAATGATTGCAGATGATGAGCCTTTAATTAGGAGGGGTATAAAACAACTAATAGATTTATCTTCTTTACAAATTGGAGAAATTCATGAGGCTTCAACGGGAGAAGAGGCATTAAAAGTATTTGAGGAGTTTAAACCAGAAATTGTTTTAATGGATATTAATATGCCAAAAATTGATGGATTATCGGTTGCAAAAAAGATAAAATCAATAAATCCTGATACAAAAATAGCAATCATTACAGGATATAATTATTTTGATTATGCACAAACGGCTATTAAAATTGGGGTAGAAGATTATATTTTAAAGCCAATTTCAAAGTCAGATGTTTCAGAGATTATTGTAAAATTAGTGAGCTCCTTGCAAAAGGAAAGAAAAGATAAGGAAATTGAAAAAGTATTAGAAAAAATAACAACAGTAGATACACAAGATAACATTACAAAAAATAATTATAAAGAATTGATACAAAATATTATTGAAGAAAGCTATACTGATAGTCAATTTACCTTATCCGTTCTCTCTGAAAAATTAGATTTAAGTTCAGGATATTTAAGTATTATGTTTAAGAAAAATTTTGGAATTCCATTTCAAGATTATCTTTTACAAAAGAGAATGGAAAAGGCAAAATTATTACTTTTAACAACTGAACTAAAAAATTATGAAATAGCTGAACAAGTTGGTTTTGAAGATGTAAATTACTTTATAACAAAATTTAAAAAATATTATCAAATTACTCCAAAACAATATAGAGAAATGGTGTTAAAAAATGAAAATGAATAA
- the msrB gene encoding peptide-methionine (R)-S-oxide reductase MsrB, producing the protein MYLAGGCFWGVEAYMEKIYGVIDVTSGYANGKTKNPKYQDLHSSGHAETVHVKYDASKVNLSTLLKYYFKIIDPTSVNKQGNDRGSQYRTGIYYINQNDKSVIQDEIKEQQKKYSQKIVVEVLPLKEYYLAEEYHQDYLKKNPNGYCHIDLSKADDIIVDEKKYPKLSEKELKMKLNSKQYEVTQNGDTERAFQNDYWDFFDKGIYVDITTGEPLFSSTDKYASQCGWPSFVKPIVPEVVTYHKDTSFNMIRTEVRSRSGKAHLGHVFDDGPRDRGGKRYCINSAAIQFIPYAEMEAKGYGYLLPLVK; encoded by the coding sequence ATATATTTAGCAGGAGGCTGTTTTTGGGGTGTAGAAGCATATATGGAAAAAATATATGGTGTAATAGATGTAACTTCTGGATATGCAAATGGAAAAACTAAAAATCCTAAATACCAAGACTTACATAGTTCAGGACATGCTGAAACAGTCCATGTTAAGTATGATGCAAGTAAAGTAAATCTTTCAACTTTATTAAAATATTATTTTAAAATTATTGATCCAACAAGTGTAAATAAACAAGGAAATGATAGAGGTTCACAATATAGAACAGGAATTTATTATATAAATCAAAATGATAAATCTGTTATTCAAGATGAAATAAAAGAACAACAAAAAAAATATTCTCAAAAAATTGTAGTAGAAGTTTTACCTTTAAAAGAATATTATTTAGCAGAAGAATATCATCAAGATTATTTGAAAAAAAATCCTAATGGTTATTGTCATATTGATTTATCAAAAGCAGATGATATAATAGTGGATGAAAAAAAATATCCAAAATTATCTGAAAAAGAATTAAAAATGAAATTAAATTCAAAGCAATATGAAGTAACACAAAATGGAGATACAGAAAGAGCATTTCAAAACGATTATTGGGATTTTTTTGACAAAGGAATTTATGTTGATATAACAACAGGAGAACCATTATTTTCTTCAACTGATAAATATGCTTCTCAATGTGGATGGCCTAGTTTTGTAAAACCTATTGTTCCAGAAGTTGTAACTTACCATAAAGATACTAGTTTTAATATGATAAGAACAGAAGTAAGAAGCAGAAGTGGAAAAGCACATTTAGGACATGTATTTGATGATGGACCAAGAGATAGAGGGGGAAAAAGATACTGTATCAATAGTGCAGCAATACAATTTATCCCTTATGCAGAAATGGAAGCAAAAGGTTATGGATATTTATTACCACTTGTAAAATAA
- a CDS encoding redoxin family protein, protein MKGLKKLFLGIMMLLMGAVAFGAEMDLSKVTLKDVNGMSYSFGKDGKPTYVKFWASWCPICLSGLEDIDNLSKEKKDFEVVTVVSPGLVGEKKTEDFKKWYKSLEYKNIKVLLDEKGELSKILNVRVYPTSVVVNKAGKAEKVLPGHLEKAEIKKLFSSKMMMNDKGMKDTMMKDNHMMNDGKMKDNMMKDDKMMNDKHMMKDDKMSMEKKTSM, encoded by the coding sequence ATGAAAGGGCTAAAAAAATTGTTTTTAGGAATTATGATGTTATTAATGGGAGCAGTAGCTTTTGGGGCAGAGATGGATTTGTCAAAGGTTACCTTAAAAGATGTGAATGGAATGAGTTATTCTTTTGGAAAAGATGGAAAACCAACTTATGTTAAGTTTTGGGCTTCTTGGTGTCCAATTTGTCTTTCTGGATTAGAAGATATAGATAATCTTAGCAAAGAAAAGAAAGATTTTGAAGTTGTTACTGTTGTTTCTCCTGGGCTAGTTGGAGAAAAGAAAACAGAAGATTTTAAAAAATGGTATAAATCTTTGGAATATAAGAATATAAAAGTTTTATTAGATGAGAAAGGTGAATTATCAAAGATATTAAATGTTCGTGTTTATCCAACTTCTGTTGTTGTAAATAAAGCTGGGAAAGCTGAAAAAGTTCTTCCAGGTCATTTAGAAAAAGCAGAAATAAAAAAATTATTTTCTTCTAAAATGATGATGAATGATAAAGGAATGAAAGACACTATGATGAAAGATAATCATATGATGAACGATGGAAAGATGAAAGATAACATGATGAAAGATGACAAAATGATGAATGATAAACATATGATGAAAGATGATAAAATGAGTATGGAAAAAAAAACATCAATGTAA
- a CDS encoding cytochrome c biogenesis CcdA family protein, which yields MLNTELFIGAVYVAGLLSFFSPCIFPLLPVYIGMLSTSGKKSIIKTVVFVIGLSTSFVLLGFGAGSIGSFLISKTFRIISGVIVIIFGIIQMEIVKIPFLEKTKLVDIKGKENDSIWGAFLLGFTFSLGWTPCVGPILASILFISSGGGNPYYGALMMFIYVLGLATPFVILSLSSKYVLTKVSAIKKHLGIMKKIGGLLIIIMGILLLTDKLSIFL from the coding sequence ATGTTAAATACAGAATTATTTATTGGAGCAGTTTATGTTGCAGGATTACTTTCTTTCTTTTCACCTTGTATATTTCCATTACTTCCAGTCTATATTGGAATGTTAAGTACAAGTGGGAAGAAATCTATTATAAAGACAGTGGTATTTGTAATTGGACTTTCAACAAGTTTTGTTTTACTTGGATTTGGAGCTGGAAGTATAGGTTCATTTTTAATAAGTAAAACATTTAGAATAATTAGTGGAGTGATAGTTATAATATTTGGAATTATTCAAATGGAAATTGTTAAAATACCATTTTTAGAAAAAACAAAACTTGTGGATATAAAAGGAAAAGAAAATGATAGTATTTGGGGAGCATTTTTACTAGGTTTTACTTTTAGTTTAGGATGGACACCTTGTGTTGGACCAATACTTGCTTCAATTCTTTTTATTTCAAGTGGAGGAGGAAATCCTTATTATGGAGCACTTATGATGTTTATTTATGTTTTAGGTTTAGCGACACCTTTTGTCATTCTATCCTTATCTTCAAAATATGTATTGACAAAAGTTTCAGCAATAAAAAAACATTTAGGTATTATGAAAAAAATTGGTGGTTTATTAATAATTATTATGGGAATTTTACTTCTTACTGATAAATTAAGTATATTTTTATAG
- a CDS encoding ATP-dependent nuclease, with protein sequence MELLKVQIKNWQTFSDVSLECKDFLVFIGASSTGKSSLMKALLYFFQARNLHDGDIRNPNLPFEIIGTFKGEKGHIFQLRILNNPYQKTRYFVKNNVFKHEKNFRNWEEIEEKDYKNYVSEIHIFYVPAFMKTSYLDYLVEKLFQNENLRKYYKYYKKFKDSIDKKMSFGYYRHIFINFLQEIAEKEKSHNFWENSILLWEEPEFYLTPQQERACYEALSQNTKLGLMAIVSTNSSRFIELGNYQSLCIFRRIKEEVEICQYGGTLFSGDEVTVFNMNYWINPDRSELFFAKKVILVEGQTDKIVLSYLAKNLGIYNYNYSIIECGSKSSIPQFIRLLNAFHIPYVAVYDKDNHYWRNETELENSTLKNKMIQKLVWKKLGEWVEFENDIEEEIYDESRDKKNYKNKPFYALETVINPKYIVPKRLEEKVRKIFE encoded by the coding sequence ATGGAATTATTAAAAGTTCAAATAAAAAATTGGCAAACCTTTTCTGATGTAAGTTTGGAGTGTAAAGATTTTTTAGTATTTATTGGAGCATCAAGTACTGGAAAATCCTCACTTATGAAGGCATTACTTTATTTCTTTCAAGCAAGAAATTTACATGATGGAGATATAAGAAATCCTAATTTACCTTTTGAAATCATTGGAACTTTTAAGGGAGAAAAAGGACATATTTTTCAATTAAGAATCTTAAACAATCCCTATCAAAAAACCAGATATTTTGTTAAAAATAATGTTTTCAAACATGAGAAGAATTTTAGAAATTGGGAAGAAATAGAAGAAAAAGATTACAAAAATTATGTTTCAGAAATACATATTTTTTATGTCCCAGCTTTTATGAAAACAAGCTATTTAGATTATCTAGTTGAAAAATTATTTCAAAATGAAAATTTAAGAAAATATTACAAGTACTATAAAAAGTTCAAAGATTCAATAGATAAAAAAATGAGTTTTGGTTATTATAGACATATTTTTATTAATTTTCTTCAAGAAATTGCTGAAAAAGAAAAATCTCATAATTTTTGGGAAAATTCTATTTTACTATGGGAAGAACCTGAATTCTATTTAACTCCTCAACAAGAAAGAGCTTGTTATGAAGCACTTTCACAAAATACAAAATTAGGACTTATGGCAATAGTTTCAACAAATTCTAGTCGTTTTATTGAGCTTGGAAATTATCAATCACTTTGTATTTTTAGGAGAATAAAAGAAGAAGTAGAAATTTGTCAGTATGGCGGAACTTTATTCTCTGGTGATGAAGTAACTGTTTTCAATATGAATTATTGGATAAATCCAGATAGAAGTGAGCTTTTCTTTGCTAAAAAAGTTATATTGGTTGAAGGGCAAACTGATAAAATTGTACTTTCTTATCTTGCAAAAAATTTAGGTATATATAATTACAATTATTCAATTATAGAATGTGGAAGTAAAAGCTCTATTCCTCAATTTATAAGGCTTTTAAATGCTTTTCATATACCTTATGTTGCTGTCTATGATAAGGATAATCATTACTGGAGAAATGAAACAGAGCTAGAAAATTCAACTTTAAAAAATAAAATGATACAAAAATTAGTTTGGAAAAAACTTGGAGAATGGGTTGAATTTGAAAATGATATTGAAGAAGAAATTTATGATGAGTCAAGAGATAAAAAGAATTATAAAAATAAACCTTTCTATGCCTTAGAAACTGTTATTAATCCTAAATATATTGTTCCAAAGCGATTAGAAGAAAAGGTTAGAAAAATTTTTGAATAA
- a CDS encoding NAD(P)/FAD-dependent oxidoreductase — protein MFDVVVIGAGIMGAAVSRELSKYELKILLLDKENDVSCGTTKANSAIVHAGYDAKEGSLMAKYNVLGNAMYEKLCEEVDAPFRRVGSYVLAFSEKEKEHLEMLYQRGLNNGVPEMEIIDAAEIQKREPHVSKEAVAALYAGTAGITGPWELATKLIENAMENGVELKLNSEVTEVKKENDIFKIKLKNGEVIETKKLINAAGVYADFINNMLSSKKFKITPRIGEYYLLDKVQGYLTDSVIFQCPTEMGKGILVSKTVHGNIIVGPTASDVEDKDDVGNTQEGLDTVRKFATKSIKDVNFRDNIRNFAGLRAEADTGDFILGEAEDVKGFFNMAGTKSPGLTSSPAMAVDLAKMVIESFGGVKKKENFIKNRKMIHFINLSPEEKAEVIKKDPRYGRIICRCENITEGEIVDAIHRKCGAKTLNGVKRRVRPGAGRCQGGFCGPRVQEILARELGEDLEEIVMEQKNSYILTGKTK, from the coding sequence ATGTTTGATGTAGTTGTTATTGGTGCTGGAATAATGGGAGCAGCAGTTTCAAGAGAATTATCTAAGTATGAATTAAAAATTTTATTACTTGATAAAGAAAATGATGTTTCTTGTGGTACAACAAAAGCAAATTCTGCAATAGTTCATGCAGGTTATGATGCAAAAGAAGGAAGCCTTATGGCAAAATACAATGTGCTTGGAAATGCAATGTATGAAAAATTATGTGAAGAGGTGGATGCTCCATTTAGAAGAGTGGGCTCTTATGTATTAGCATTTTCTGAAAAAGAAAAAGAACACTTAGAAATGCTATATCAAAGAGGACTGAATAATGGTGTGCCTGAAATGGAAATTATAGATGCTGCTGAAATTCAAAAAAGAGAACCTCATGTAAGTAAAGAAGCAGTTGCAGCTTTATATGCAGGGACAGCTGGCATAACAGGACCTTGGGAACTTGCAACAAAACTTATAGAAAATGCTATGGAAAATGGTGTTGAATTAAAATTAAATTCAGAAGTAACAGAAGTAAAAAAAGAAAATGATATATTTAAAATTAAATTAAAAAATGGAGAAGTTATAGAAACAAAAAAATTAATAAATGCAGCAGGAGTTTATGCTGATTTTATAAATAATATGCTTTCAAGTAAAAAATTTAAAATTACTCCAAGAATAGGAGAATATTATTTACTTGATAAGGTACAAGGATATTTAACTGACAGTGTAATTTTCCAATGCCCTACTGAAATGGGTAAAGGTATCTTAGTTTCTAAGACTGTTCATGGAAATATAATAGTAGGTCCTACTGCTTCTGATGTTGAGGATAAAGATGATGTAGGAAATACACAAGAAGGTCTTGATACAGTTAGAAAATTTGCAACAAAGAGTATAAAGGATGTTAATTTTAGAGATAATATTAGAAATTTTGCTGGACTTAGAGCCGAAGCTGATACAGGAGATTTTATTCTAGGTGAAGCAGAAGATGTAAAAGGTTTCTTTAATATGGCAGGAACTAAATCACCGGGACTTACATCTTCACCAGCAATGGCAGTTGATTTAGCTAAAATGGTAATTGAAAGTTTTGGTGGAGTTAAAAAGAAAGAAAACTTTATAAAAAATAGAAAAATGATACATTTTATAAATTTATCACCAGAAGAAAAAGCAGAAGTTATAAAAAAAGACCCTAGGTATGGAAGAATAATTTGTAGATGTGAGAACATAACAGAAGGAGAAATTGTTGATGCTATTCATAGAAAATGTGGAGCTAAAACATTAAATGGTGTCAAAAGAAGAGTAAGACCTGGTGCTGGAAGATGTCAAGGTGGTTTCTGTGGTCCTCGTGTACAAGAAATTTTAGCAAGGGAACTTGGAGAAGATTTAGAAGAAATTGTTATGGAACAAAAAAATTCTTACATCTTAACAGGAAAAACTAAATAG
- a CDS encoding NAD(P)/FAD-dependent oxidoreductase, which yields MNMKYDLVIVGGGPAGLAAAVEAKKNGIDSILVIERAKELGGILQQCIHNGFGLHEFKEELTGPEYAQRFMDQLFELNIEYKLDTMVLGISENKIVQAINSVDGYMIIEAKSIILTMGCRERTRGAIAIPGDRPAGIFTAGTAQRYINIEGYMVGKRVVILGSGDIGLIMARRLTLEGAKVLAVAELLPFSGGLTRNIVQCLHDYDIPLYLSHTVVDIIGKDRVEKVIIAKVDENKKAIPGTEIEYECDTLLLSVGLIPENDISRATGIKIDPRTNGPIVNELMETSIAGIFASGNVVHVHDLVDFVSIESRKAGKSAAKYIKGEVTDGEYIEVQAGNGIGYTVPQKFRIENIEKNLELSMRVRQIYKNAKIVVKSNDFVIHSVKKNHMAPGEMEKITLSKTVLGKIDANKIVVEVVEEDK from the coding sequence ATGAATATGAAATATGATTTAGTTATTGTTGGTGGAGGTCCAGCTGGACTTGCAGCAGCAGTAGAAGCTAAAAAAAATGGAATAGATAGTATACTTGTAATAGAAAGAGCAAAAGAATTAGGTGGAATTTTACAACAATGTATACACAATGGTTTTGGACTTCATGAATTTAAAGAAGAATTGACAGGACCTGAATATGCTCAAAGATTTATGGATCAATTATTTGAATTAAATATAGAATATAAATTGGACACTATGGTTTTAGGAATTTCTGAAAATAAAATAGTTCAAGCTATAAACTCTGTTGATGGTTATATGATAATTGAAGCTAAATCTATAATTTTAACTATGGGTTGTAGAGAAAGAACAAGGGGAGCAATAGCAATACCTGGAGATAGACCAGCAGGGATTTTTACAGCTGGTACAGCTCAAAGATATATCAATATAGAAGGATATATGGTTGGTAAAAGAGTTGTTATTCTAGGTTCAGGAGATATTGGACTTATTATGGCAAGAAGGCTTACTCTTGAAGGAGCAAAAGTTTTAGCTGTTGCAGAGCTTTTACCATTCTCTGGCGGACTTACAAGAAATATAGTTCAGTGTCTACATGACTACGATATTCCATTATATTTGAGTCATACAGTTGTAGATATCATTGGTAAAGATAGAGTTGAAAAGGTTATTATAGCTAAGGTTGATGAAAATAAAAAAGCTATCCCTGGAACTGAAATAGAATATGAATGTGATACTTTGCTTCTATCAGTTGGACTTATCCCAGAAAATGATATTTCAAGAGCAACAGGAATAAAAATTGACCCTAGAACTAATGGACCAATAGTAAATGAACTTATGGAAACAAGTATAGCAGGAATATTTGCTTCTGGAAATGTTGTCCATGTCCATGACTTAGTTGATTTTGTAAGTATTGAATCAAGAAAAGCTGGAAAATCTGCTGCTAAATATATAAAAGGTGAAGTTACAGATGGAGAATACATTGAAGTCCAAGCTGGAAATGGAATAGGTTATACTGTTCCACAAAAATTTAGAATAGAAAATATAGAAAAGAATTTAGAGCTTTCTATGAGAGTTAGACAAATTTATAAAAATGCTAAGATAGTAGTTAAGTCAAATGATTTTGTGATACATTCAGTTAAGAAAAATCATATGGCACCAGGAGAAATGGAAAAAATAACTCTATCTAAGACTGTACTTGGAAAAATTGATGCAAATAAAATTGTTGTAGAAGTTGTTGAGGAGGATAAATAA
- a CDS encoding DUF1667 domain-containing protein — protein sequence MEKEMICIVCPIGCHISVNTETYEVKGNSCPRGEVYGKEELIAPKRVVTSTVKIKNALDKRCPVKTEKSIPKELNFKLMDELKNIELTAPVKRGDIVIKNVFNTGVDVVVTKDM from the coding sequence ATGGAAAAGGAAATGATATGTATAGTTTGTCCTATTGGTTGTCATATAAGTGTAAATACAGAAACTTACGAAGTTAAAGGGAATTCTTGTCCAAGAGGAGAAGTTTATGGTAAAGAAGAGTTGATAGCTCCAAAAAGAGTTGTTACTTCAACAGTTAAAATTAAAAATGCTTTGGATAAGAGATGTCCAGTAAAAACTGAAAAATCTATTCCAAAGGAATTAAATTTTAAATTAATGGATGAATTAAAAAATATTGAGCTGACAGCACCTGTTAAAAGAGGAGATATAGTTATAAAAAATGTATTTAACACTGGTGTTGATGTAGTAGTGACTAAAGATATGTAA
- a CDS encoding ankyrin repeat domain-containing protein, giving the protein MISYDLDDLYWKLKDEPESREEVLEYYRTADIEEKDDLQSSLLHIAAEHGDSLAIEVLLNRGMDANIEDSEAERPLHRLVEGTRHINNGEEIVKCAELLLDAKASVLRKDRFGRTAVILAAKNGYYEILKIFIDRGLKLSLKDSEGNSALHIACQYFSDYNEEDEDRYFKTIKYLLEAGLDPTEKNNDDETATDIAIKRNNKKITALLLGNYDEENPNELLIQTGGLSLHRAIEEKDYEAVNALIKLGADVNAFSEEEDTLFKEMTPLGIALHMFDEFSIKALLEAGADVNLKTLQENTALGEILGYMKDNYFSYDKIPLVEKLLKLLIDNGLKLNDSVDKKGNTAFIKACKSLDENTLHNGRTLAAVVAKFLLKENCDVNSTNLDGQTALMFLCASRDTEAQDLQIQVLESGADIEATDKNGDTPLIYAARNRNASIGKEMAELLFDFGNPKLEHVNNDGKSALEIATDLNNEEFVKFLLTKM; this is encoded by the coding sequence GTGATATCATATGATTTAGATGATTTATATTGGAAATTAAAAGATGAGCCAGAAAGTAGAGAAGAAGTTTTAGAATATTATAGAACTGCTGATATAGAAGAAAAAGATGATCTTCAATCATCTCTATTACATATAGCAGCTGAACATGGTGATAGTCTTGCTATTGAAGTATTATTAAATAGAGGAATGGATGCCAATATAGAAGATAGTGAAGCTGAAAGACCTTTACATCGTTTAGTGGAAGGAACAAGACATATTAATAATGGTGAAGAAATAGTTAAATGTGCAGAATTATTATTAGATGCAAAAGCTAGTGTACTTAGAAAAGATAGATTTGGTAGAACGGCAGTAATATTAGCAGCTAAAAATGGTTATTATGAGATATTGAAAATTTTTATAGATAGAGGATTGAAACTGTCTTTAAAGGATAGTGAGGGAAATAGTGCTTTACATATAGCTTGTCAATATTTTTCTGATTATAATGAAGAAGATGAAGATAGGTACTTTAAAACTATAAAATATTTATTAGAAGCTGGTTTAGATCCCACTGAAAAAAATAATGATGATGAAACAGCAACAGATATTGCTATAAAAAGAAATAACAAAAAAATAACAGCTTTATTATTAGGAAATTATGATGAAGAAAATCCAAATGAATTATTAATTCAAACAGGTGGATTATCTTTGCATAGGGCAATTGAGGAAAAAGATTATGAAGCTGTAAATGCCCTTATAAAATTAGGAGCTGATGTCAATGCTTTTTCAGAGGAAGAAGATACACTTTTTAAAGAAATGACTCCATTAGGAATAGCTCTCCATATGTTTGATGAATTCAGTATAAAGGCTTTGTTAGAGGCTGGAGCTGATGTTAATTTAAAAACACTTCAAGAAAATACTGCTCTTGGAGAAATTTTAGGATATATGAAAGATAACTATTTTAGTTATGACAAAATTCCTCTTGTAGAAAAACTCTTAAAACTTTTAATAGATAATGGTTTAAAATTAAATGACTCTGTGGATAAAAAAGGGAACACAGCTTTTATAAAAGCCTGTAAATCACTTGATGAAAATACCTTACACAATGGACGAACCTTAGCAGCTGTTGTAGCAAAATTTCTTTTGAAAGAAAATTGTGATGTTAATTCTACTAATTTAGATGGTCAAACTGCTTTAATGTTTTTATGTGCTAGTCGTGATACAGAAGCTCAAGATTTACAAATTCAAGTTTTAGAATCTGGCGCTGATATAGAAGCCACTGATAAAAATGGAGATACTCCTTTAATATATGCAGCTAGAAATAGAAATGCAAGTATTGGGAAAGAAATGGCTGAATTATTATTTGATTTTGGAAATCCAAAACTAGAACATGTAAACAATGATGGAAAATCTGCTTTGGAAATAGCAACTGACTTAAATAATGAAGAATTTGTAAAATTTTTATTAACAAAAATGTAA